From Pseudomonadota bacterium, a single genomic window includes:
- a CDS encoding FHA domain-containing protein → MGERWLRATAGSRAGQQFRLGRRTILGRGIDADIQLLEKNVSRQHVLLVEQDDGRLMLFDLSSTNGTRVGDQLVTQIALEPDVAFTLGQSTFVLDQVETGTPSGSEDIRVLSGPALEATAIVLASPAPPELESFARAEITATDHPVVPIATPPRCGDPLHAVAQVSGWSFCPACGERFRAAGP, encoded by the coding sequence ATGGGTGAGCGTTGGCTGCGAGCTACGGCGGGTTCCCGCGCCGGTCAGCAGTTCCGTCTCGGCCGACGAACGATCCTCGGACGCGGCATCGATGCCGACATCCAGCTGCTCGAGAAGAATGTCTCGCGCCAGCATGTGTTGCTGGTCGAGCAAGACGATGGGCGCTTGATGCTCTTCGACCTCTCCAGCACCAACGGGACGCGCGTCGGTGACCAACTCGTGACGCAGATCGCCCTCGAGCCGGACGTCGCCTTCACGCTCGGCCAGTCGACCTTCGTGCTCGACCAGGTCGAGACGGGGACGCCTTCGGGCAGCGAGGATATCCGGGTGCTCTCGGGGCCTGCGCTCGAGGCTACCGCCATCGTCCTCGCCAGCCCTGCGCCGCCCGAGCTGGAGAGCTTTGCGCGCGCCGAAATCACGGCAACCGACCATCCCGTGGTGCCCATCGCCACGCCGCCCCGCTGCGGCGATCCGCTGCACGCGGTGGCCCAGGTTTCGGGCTGGAGCTTTTGCCCGGCCTGCGGCGAGCGCTTCCGCGCCGCAGGGCCCTAG